One Nicotiana sylvestris chromosome 12, ASM39365v2, whole genome shotgun sequence genomic window carries:
- the LOC138882711 gene encoding uncharacterized protein has product MASRESDTGVVDPPREIVEPESELQEEVRRLRHQMAEIQNNIIPAPTSAPIFVPPPQATLHRSSSEPAFPATDAHYYAPEPTFKVPYPYSYTPQFEPRVETNKPPKNTEQEEMFRKVQSLEQSLRNMQGLGNQVSVAYKDLCLFPDVQLPTEFKTPKFDLYDGHGDPVAHLRGYCSKMRGTGRKDKLLMAYFSQSLSGAALEWYTRQDASRWYTWDDMAQAFARHFQYNIDIVPDRLYLTKVENNPSESFREYGFRWREQAARVNPPMEEDEMVKYFLQALEPTYYGHLISAIGKSFNDVVKMGEMVEEGLKSSKIMSYSAIKATTQAIQSGTGSFLGKKKKEDVAMVVSRSWHGHRG; this is encoded by the exons ATGGCTAGCAGGGAATCAGACACCGGAGTTGTAGacccaccaagggagattgtTGAGCCAGAATCGGAACTGCAAGAGGAGGTCCGGAGGTTGAGGCatcagatggcagaaat CCAAAACAACATCATACCTGCTCCgacatctgctcctatttttgtaccccctccacaagctaccctccaccgatcctctagtgagcctgCATTCCCCGCTACAGATGCCCACTACTATGCACCGGAGCCCACATTCAAAGTCCCATATCCTTATTCTTACACTCCCCAATTTGAGCCTCGTGTTGAAACTAACAAACCACCCAAGAACAcagagcaagaagagatgtttaggaaggtacagagtctggagcaatcattgagaaatatgcaagggttgggaaaccaagtgagtgtggcctataaggatttgtgtttgttccccgatgtccaattGCCTACCGAGTTTAAGAcgcccaagtttgacttgtatgacggacatggggatcctgtagctcatctgagaggttattgcagtaaaatgagaggcacTGGGAGAAAAGATAAATTACTGATGGCAtacttcagccaaagtctgagtggggcagctttagaatggtacacccgccaggacgccagcaggtggtacacctgggacgatatggctcaggcctttgcccgGCACTTTCAATACAATATAGATATTGTTCCAGACCGCCTATATTTGACCAAGGTGGAAAATAAtcccagtgaaagctttagagaatatgggttccgatggagggagcaagctgcacgAGTTAATCCTCCGATGGAAGAAGACGAGATGGTTAAATACTTTCTTCAAGCCTTAGAGCCCACTTACTATGGCCACTTGATTTCAGCCattggtaagtctttcaatgatgtggtaaagatgggagaaatggtggaagaggggctcaagtcgagtaagatcatgagctattctgctataaaagcaaccacccaggcaatCCAGAGTGGTACCGGAAGTTTTCtaggcaagaagaagaaggaagatgtcGCTATGGTTGTCTCCAGATCATGGCATGGCCATAGGGGTTGA